TCAGCAGCCGCATTTGATTCCATTGGCCGGCGGGCTTGGTGGCGTCTACGTTTGATCCATACATCTGATATAAGAAACCTGTCTTTTGAGCGCCAGGTTCACCATGGTCGTCGTAAATTTGCACTTCCGGCCCTGTTTCATACGGCTGATTCGCCTCTTCGGAAACGTGGTACATCACGCCGCTGTTGCCTCCTTGGGGAATCTTATAATCGAGCACCAACTCGAACGCGCCGTAGGGATCGGTGGTAATGATGTCGCCAGCGCCCAGCTTGCCCACGAGCACGCCATCGACCACGTTCCATCCATCGCTGATCTTGTTTTTGCCAAAATTGCGCCAGCCGGCCGTCGTCTTGCCATCGAAAAGCAGCTTCCAACCTGCCGATTTTTCGGCGGCAGTCAACGTGTTGAGCCGCGCAGGCTGGTCGTTCGACGGTTCGGCG
This DNA window, taken from Pirellulales bacterium, encodes the following:
- a CDS encoding DUF1080 domain-containing protein encodes the protein MIRCCSLSVALCTLVSVVNPMLAAEPSNDQPARLNTLTAAEKSAGWKLLFDGKTTAGWRNFGKNKISDGWNVVDGVLVGKLGAGDIITTDPYGAFELVLDYKIPQGGNSGVMYHVSEEANQPYETGPEVQIYDDHGEPGAQKTGFLYQMYGSNVDATKPAGQWNQMRLLITPEKCETWINGTKYHEYVIGSDDWNQRLAKTKYKQLPHYAKRESGFICLQEHGGGQLEFRNIKIRTIAAKQ